CACGGGCGGCCGAGGGGCGGTCGGCACGCAAGCGCGTCCCGCGGTCGGCGCTGGCGGACGTCGCGACGCGCGACGGGCGGCCGGGGGCGCTGGACCTGCTGGAGGCGCAGGCGACGACGCGGCTGCCGGACCTGGTGCCGGTGCGGTACGGGCGGATGGCGGAATCGCCGTTCGCGTACCTGCGCGGGTCGGCGGTGGTGATGGCGGCGGACCTGGGCGCGTCGGAGGACACCGGGCTGCGGGTGCAGCTGTGCGGTGACGCGCACGTCGCGAACTTCGGGACGTACGGGTCGCCCGAGCGGAACCTCGTGTTCGACCTCAACGACTTCGACGAGACGCACCCGGGGCCGTTCGAGTGGGACCTGAAGCGGCTGCTGGCGAGCCTGGAGGTCGTGGGGCGCTCGCTCGACGTCGGGCGCCGCCGTCGGCGGGAGATCGTCGTGACGGCGGCGCGCGCGTACCGGGAGGCGGTGCGGGACTTCGCGGGGCAGTCGGCGCTGGCGGTCTGGTACGCGCGGATCGACCTGGGGGACCTCGTCGACGCGGTGCCGCAGGACGAGCGGATGGTGCGGCGGGCACGCACCGCGCTCGACAAGGCGCGACGACGCGACCACCTGCAGGCCGCCGCGCGGCTGACGCGCGTGGAGGGGGACGAGCGGCGGTTCGTCGCGGACCCGCCGCTCGTGTCGACGCTGGAGGACGTGCTGCCCGCGGACGCCGCACCCGCGTTCCGGCGGGGCATGACCGACCTGCTCGTCGACTACCGGGCGTCGCTGGCGCCGGACCGGCGTCGGCTCGCGGAGCGGTACCGGGTGGTCGACGTGGCCCGGAAGGTCGTGGGGGTGGGCAGCGTCGGGACGCGCGCGTTCGTGGTGCTGCTGCAGGGCGTGGACGCGGACGACGTGCTGGTGCTCCAGGCGAAGGAGGCGCAGGCGTCGGTGCTGGCGCCGCACGTGGGGGGCGACGGGTACGCGCAGCAGGGGCAGCGGGTCGTCGAGGGGCAGCGTCTGATGCAGGCGGTGAGCGACGTGATGCTCGGGTGGCAGCGGTCGGCGGGCCCGGACGGTGTCGCGCGGGACTACTACGTGCGGCAGCTGCGCGACTGGAAGGGCGGTCTGGACCTGACGGGTGCGCGGCCGACGGGACTGACGGCGTACGGGCGGCTGTGCGCGTGGACGCTCGCGCGGGCGCACGCACGGTCGGGGGACGCGATCGCGATCGGCGCGTACCTGGGCGGGTCCTCGGCGGCGGACGAGGCGCTCGCGGACTTCGCGGCCGCGTACGCGGACCGCACGGAGTCGGACCACGCGGACCTGGAGGAGGCGGTCGACGACGGTCGGCTGCCGGTGGTTGGCTGAACCTGCCCACCTACCAGTGGGGACAGCCTGACCCGCTCAACGAGGTGATCGCGAAGGCCACCCCGGCGCGCGCAGCACCTCGCACTGGTGCTGCTGCTGGCCACCATCGAGCAGGTCACCGGCGTGCACACCTGGCGGCACCCCGACGCCGCCAAGCGCGCGTACCTCACCGCCCTGGCCACCTGGGGCTACCCGCTGTCCGACGTGGAGGCCTTGCTCACCGGCGAATCGACGGACGACGCGGAGGCATACGAGGGCGTCGAGTCCGTGGTCTGCGGGAACGCAGTCCCCGACGGCGAGGTCCGGTGGGGCGAGGGTCGCGCGATGTGCGAGGGGTGCGTCGGCAGCGACGTACGCGAGGACGACCCGGACGCATGAGCAAGCCCCCTGGGCCGGGCAGGCGACACGCCCCGGCCCGGGACCGGCCAACCCGGCGGGGTCTGGCCCGCCGCAGGCATCGAGCCCCCGACGGCCCACAACCGCGCCCACCACCAGCCCCACCCGACCCGGAAGGACCGACCCCACCATGAGCCGACGCCTGCGACCCCTGCCCGACAAGCTCACCGCACCGATCCTGCACCTGGTGCAGATCACCCGCGGCGCCACCACCGACCCCACCAACCCCGCACCCTGGGCTGCCGCCGAAGCCGGCCAGACCCCCATCCGTACCGGATACAAGGCCGCCCGCCGCACCGCCTCAGCTGGCCAGTACGCCGCGCACCTGATCGCCCACGCGTCCTAGATGGTGGCCCAGTTGGGATCACCGGGCTGTGGGAGCTTGGCGCTCCCCTTAGCCCCGGGAGCAGCCGCTTGGGCCGTTGCCGGGTCAAGCAGCTTTCTGCGGTATCGGCTGTCGAGGACGAGGGTCAGCTCGTCGTAGGAAAGGCCTCCGCGTTGCAGCACCAGCTCGTTGAACGTCTTCAGGCCCATGATCACCTTGAGCTTGGTGAGGACCGCCTCGATGGACGATGCTGTGAACGTCGCGCGGAATGCCTCGAGCGTGAGGATGAGGTTCGCGACGTTGCGACTATAGTTGCGGTACTGGTCCTTGTTCGCCTTGGTCAGCACTTTCACCTTGACGTTGCTGGTTCTGAGTGTTTCAAAATCAGCCGAAGCGGCCTGGTCGAGAGGAATGGCCGTGCCATGCGGCGCCAGCGGCGCTGGCGCATCCGGGTTTGGGTTTGCCTCCACAAAATGTCCGGTGCGGCCGCGGATGAGGCGGACGGGGGACGGGGCGTCCGGCGCGGGAAGATCTGGATTCTGGAGCACCTCTATAAGCTCGGACACCGTCTCCATCAACGCCGCCCGGTAGGACGCGACGGCGGCGCCCTTAACCGAGTTGGTCGCGGCAGGGTTGTAAGGGCTCCCGGTGTAGTGATCATGCTCACTGACGACGTACGCGAGTGTGGTCGGCGCGAGGCCCTCGACGGTGTAGCCCAAGGCCCTCAACCGAGAAAATAGCCGGCCGCCCAGCGCATGCAGCGGATCCGGCCCGGCCGCCACCCTGCACGCGTAGAGCAGAAACTGGTAGCGAAGGCCCTTTGTCATGCGCTTTCGGAAGGCGATCATCAAAAAGTTCTCGTCGTATTCGCCGAGCTCGTACTCGTTCCCGTGACCGATGAGGATCTCGCGCTCCGGTGCCGGGAGAAATGCCTCAGTGAACTCGAAACTGGACGAGCTGGTGTTGAGAGGCTCCCCATTTGGGACCATCGGCTTCTGAAGCAGCTCCGCGTTTGCCCCGGCCAGCCGCTCGTACCCGACGAGCACCTCCCCGTCAACCTTGCCGATCGTCCTGACCATCCGTTGCACCGCCACGGCGGGTCGGCCGGCGTCCCCAGGCCGGCTTGGAGACGGTGGCGCAGAGGCGATCAGGTGCTGCACCGCCCGGTTGCCTGCGGATCGCTGGAGTCCCAGCAGCAGGCGCGCGGACGGGCCGCCGCCAGTGGGGAGGGCTGGCCGCGCGGGCGAGGTCTCGCACGATGCACGACGGCACGCGCGCGGCGTCCCTTGAGACGCGTCTGGTCCGAGAGCCCGACGGTTGCCCCTCACGGCGCCCCCACTCCGTAGCAACTGCTGGTCAGCGTAGCTCCGACCGACATCGCGAGCGACATGCTGTCGCTGCGTCGTCCGGTCAACGCCTCCAGCGCACCGCGCGCAGCTGGAGCACAACCTCGTCGTCCTCGACGCGCTCGAGCACCACCGGGACGACGTTGGTGGCGGGCCGAGGTGTGCGGGGTCGTGGCGCCCTTGCGGACGTAACGGTGGCGGCGTAATGTACAACCACATGGTTGTAGGAATGGACACCGACCACGTCGACCGGGTCTTCGCTGCCCTGGCCGACCGGACCCGTCGGGACATCGTCCGGCGCGTCCTGCACGAGCAGGAGTCCGTCTCCGCACTGGCCCGGCGGTACGACATGAGCTTCGCCGCCGTCCAGAAGCACGTCGCCGTGCTCGAGCGCGCCGCGCTCGTCACCAAGACCACGCAGGGCCGCGAGCGGCTCGTGCGCGGCAACGTCGAGGCGATCCGGGCCGCCGCCCGCCTCCTCGACGCCTACGAGGAGATCTGGCGCGGACGCATCGACCGCATCCACGCCCTGCTGGACGAAGGAGAGGACGCATGACCGTCATCGAGAGCCACAAGGACCCGCAGGCGCTGACGCTCACGATCAAGGCCGAGTTCACCGCCACGCCCGACAAGGTCTGGGAGGTCTGGGCGGACCCGCGCAAGCTCGAGCGGTGGTGGGGCCCGCCGACGTGGCCCGCCACGTTCACCTCGCACGACTTCGTGCCCGGCGGCCGCGCGCAGTACTACATGACCGGCCCCGAGGGCGAGAAGGCCCACGGCTGGTGGGAGTTCGTCGCGATCGACGCACCCACGGGCCTCGCGTTCGACGACGGGTTCGCCGACCAGTCCGGCACCCCGCAGGACGACGGCCTCGTCACGCGCGCGGTCGTGCAGCTCGACGGCGCGTTCCCCGGCACGCTCATGACGATCACGTCGACGTTCCCGTCGGCGCAGGCCATGGAGCAGCTGGTGAGCATGGGCATGGAGGACGGCATCCGCGAGGCGCTGGGCCAGGTCGACGCGATCCTCGCGGAGGACTGACCCGGCCGCCCGGACCACCCCGGGCCACCCCGGACGACGGGTCGCGGCGCGGGTACGACGCGCCGTGGCCCGTCGTCGTCGCGCGGACCGGACCGGCCGGGTGCGTCGCCCGCCCGACGGGCGGGCCGGCCGGACGCCACGGACGATGGGGCGATGAGCGACGCGACCGACAGCCGCACCCCCGACCGCCCGACCGACGACCACCTGCCCCCGCCCGGCGTCAGCGACGCCGTCGTCGAGGCGGTCGGCGGCGTGACCGCCGCGTTCGAGGTCATCGAGCACGCGCGCGGCATGCTCTACGCCTTCCACCGCCTCGTCGGCCGCGCCGACGCCGAGCTCGCCGACGCGCTCGACCGGCTCGCCGACGCGGGCCATCCCGACGTCGCCGACGAGCTCCGCGCCGAGGTCGTCGGACGCAACGTCCTCGACGGCCGGTGGACGTTCCAGGTCGTCGAGGAGTTCGACGACGGCTACTACCGGACGTTCGCCGACGCCGAGCGCCGCACGCGCGAGCGCCTCATGGGCGGAAGGCGGCACGTCTACGAGGCGCAGCTCAAGGAGCGGAACCGCACGCACGGCCGCCCGGGCCACGAGGCACGACCGGAGGTCTGACGCGAGCGCCCGCCCGGCCGGTCGCCGTCGGGAGGTCGTCCGGAGGGCCGGCTCAGTCGGCCGCGACCAGGGCCGCCGGGCCGCGTGCGGGCGCGGGCGACGGACCGTCCGTCGCCGGTGCGGGCCGGGGGAAGTGCTCGGCGAGGTAGCCCGCGTACCCGCCCGGCGACCGCCCGGCACGCCGCCCGGAGGTCAGCACGTCGACCACGTCCGACGCCACGATCGTCGCCCCCGCGGCGTGCAGCGCGGCGACCAGCCCGACGTCCTCGTGCTCCCGCCGCGGCGCGAAGCCGCCCGCGGCCACGTACGCGCTCGCGCGGACGCCCAGGTTGGCGCCGTGCACGTGACCGTTCGGCCGGCCGGGCACGCGCGTGCGCTGCCACCGGACGACCTCCTCCGGCAGCAGGTCCCGCGGGTCCGGCCGGACCGTCCCGACGACGACGTCCGCGCCCTCGTCGGCGAGCCGGAGCTGCTCGACGAGCCAGCCGTCGGGCACCTCCGAGTCGGCGTCCGTGCACGCGACCCACACGTCGGCGAGGTCGCCGCGGACGCGGTCCAGCGCCGACCGGACCCCGGCCGCGCGCGCCCGGCCGACGTTGCCGCCGCGCGTGACGACCGTGCGGACCGCGGGGAAGCACGCGACGACGTCCGCCGTGCCGTCACGGCACCCGTCGAGCACCACGACCACGTCGACGCGCACGTCGGCCGGGAGCCGGTGCGCGGCCGCGGACACCGACGCGAGGCAGCGTCCGACCAGGTCCTCCTCGTCACGCGCGGGGACGACGACCGCGACGTGCCGGACGCTCACAGGAGCCCCGTCCGTCGGGCCACGGACCGGGGGTCTGCGGCGAGCACGTCGAGCACGAAGTCGGCCTCCTCGTGACGGACCAGCGGGGCGAGGTCGAGCGTGCGTCGCAGCACGCGGTGCACCTCGTCGCCGGTCAGGGGGTAGTCGGCGACGGGGTGCCGCCAGTGCACGGCCACGACGGTGCCGCCGGGCGCGAGCGAGGCCCGCAGGGCGCGGGCGGTGCGGACGAGGTCCGCGCGGGACAGGTAGTACCCGACCTCGGACAGCACGACGAGGTCCCACGGACCGTCCGGGACGCGCGCGGCGACGTCGCCGACCTCCACGCGGACGTGCGGGGCGCCCGCGACCCGCTCGCGCGCCCGCGCGACCGCGGCGGGTGCGACGTCGACGGCCAGCAGCGTGTCGCAGCGCTCCGCGAGCGCGGCGGTGAGGACGCCGATCGAGCAGCCGACCTCCAGCACGCGACCGTGCCGTGCCGCGGGCAGCGCCGCGAGCGTGACCGCCCGCTTGCGCTCCTCGTACCAGCGGTCCTCGAAGCCCCACGGGTCGTCGCGGCGCGCGTACGTCGCGTCGAAGAAGTCCTGCCGCAGCGTCGCGGGCGTCGCGTCGTCGTCGACGACGAGCACGTCGACGTCCCGGTCGAGCGCGGCCACCAGGGCGGGGTGCACGACGGCCGCGTCGCGCGGGTCGTCGGACAGCGGGTGCACCTGCGAGCGGTGGGCCGCGACGGCCCGGTGACGCCGGACGACGGACGCGTCCGCGAGGTCGACGACGCGCAGGCGGTCCCACGGCACGCGCGGGTCGTCGGGCGTCGCCCACTGCCACATCCACAGCGGGTACTCGACGAGGCGCGCGCCGGTCTCGGCCGCCAGCGCCGCCCCGATCTCGCCCGCGACGCGGTGGTCGCGGTGGCCGTCGCCGCGCCACGGCACGACGAGCGTGTCGACCGAGTCGGTGCCGAGCACGCGGCGCAGGTCGTCCCGGACGGCGTCGCGCACCTCGCGCAGGCCGCCGTCGGGATGTCCGAGCAGCGTCACGGGCGACGCCGGCGACAGGATCGCGACGGCCGCCCGGACCTCGGCGGCGCGCCGCTCGACGAGCGCCGCGGGGGCGTGCGTCGGTGAGCCGGGGTGCGACGCCGCGCCGTCCGTGAGGACCACGACCTCCGGCGGGTTGCCCCGCGCGGCGAGCTCGGCGACGAGGCCGCCGACGGCGAGCGACTCGTCGTCCGCGTGCGCAGCGACGACGACCGTCCGACCGGTCGGGAGCGCGAGCGCGGGCAGGTCGGGCCAGCGGGGGTCGGCCGCCCAGGCGTCGGCGGGGGCCGCCGGGGCGTCGCGGCCCTCGAACGCGACCCGGCCGCCGACCACGGCAGCGGGCGAGCCCGCGCCGGTCGTGGCGGCGTCGGACGTGCCCGCCCTGGTCGTGCCCGCGCGGTTCTTGCCCGGGTTGGTCGTGCCCGCGTTGGTCGTGCCCGCGTCAGTCGCACCCGCGTTGGTCGTGCCCGCGTCAGTCGCACCCGCGTTGGTCATGCCCGCGTCAGTCGCACCCGCGCCCGACGTGCCCCCGGTCGGCGCGACGGCGGTGCTGCCCCGCGTCACCACGGGGACCCCCCGCGCGCGGCCAGCGCGGCTCCGAGCGACGCGTCGTCCCGCTCCGCGTGGTGCTGCCGCACGTAGACCTGCAGGTCCGCGACGCGCTTGGCGTGCTCGGGCTCGAGCGCGAGCGGCGCCGGGCCGAGCGCGTGCCCGACGCGCGTGAGCACGTCCTCGCAGACGCGTGCGACGGTGCCGCGGACGCGCTTGGCGAGGAGGCGGCCGTCGTCGGCGTCGAGCGTGCCCGCGTCGACGAGCGCAGCGGCCTCGGCGAGCGCGCGCCGCGCGGACTGCAGGCCCTCGTCGACCGCGCCGAGGTGCAGGTGCAGCAGGGGCGTGTCGGCGCCGCGCACCCCGTCGAGCAGACGCCGCGCGAGCCCGACCGCGCCGCCGTACCAGCACGCGGCCACGCCGATCCCGCCCCACCAGAACCCCGGGCGCGTCAGGTACCAGCCGGGTGCACCGACGGGCTGGGCGGGCACGTCGTCGAACCGGACGGACGTGCTGGGGATCTCGACGAGCCCGCGCGCGGCCCACGGATCGTCACCGGGCGTCACGCCGGGACCGCGCAGCGCGACGGCGAACAGGCCCCGGCCACCGTCGGGCAGGTGCGCGGTGACGAGCGCCGCGTCGAGCCGGTCCGCGAGCGAGCACCATGGCTTGACCCCGCGCAGCCG
The sequence above is a segment of the Cellulomonas fimi genome. Coding sequences within it:
- a CDS encoding SRPBCC family protein yields the protein MTVIESHKDPQALTLTIKAEFTATPDKVWEVWADPRKLERWWGPPTWPATFTSHDFVPGGRAQYYMTGPEGEKAHGWWEFVAIDAPTGLAFDDGFADQSGTPQDDGLVTRAVVQLDGAFPGTLMTITSTFPSAQAMEQLVSMGMEDGIREALGQVDAILAED
- a CDS encoding acyl-CoA dehydrogenase translates to MLLDPVPRERTARGADVDVPRTVDAALAAVRTWSDDLVPGAGGTRRLWELLATLAAADLSVARAVEPHLDARAILAQAQARPTVVDDSATWGVFAAEGPGVRLDAVEDADGWRLRGVKPWCSLADRLDAALVTAHLPDGGRGLFAVALRGPGVTPGDDPWAARGLVEIPSTSVRFDDVPAQPVGAPGWYLTRPGFWWGGIGVAACWYGGAVGLARRLLDGVRGADTPLLHLHLGAVDEGLQSARRALAEAAALVDAGTLDADDGRLLAKRVRGTVARVCEDVLTRVGHALGPAPLALEPEHAKRVADLQVYVRQHHAERDDASLGAALAARGGSPW
- a CDS encoding PIG-L family deacetylase; translated protein: MTNAGATDAGTTNAGATDAGTTNAGTTNPGKNRAGTTRAGTSDAATTGAGSPAAVVGGRVAFEGRDAPAAPADAWAADPRWPDLPALALPTGRTVVVAAHADDESLAVGGLVAELAARGNPPEVVVLTDGAASHPGSPTHAPAALVERRAAEVRAAVAILSPASPVTLLGHPDGGLREVRDAVRDDLRRVLGTDSVDTLVVPWRGDGHRDHRVAGEIGAALAAETGARLVEYPLWMWQWATPDDPRVPWDRLRVVDLADASVVRRHRAVAAHRSQVHPLSDDPRDAAVVHPALVAALDRDVDVLVVDDDATPATLRQDFFDATYARRDDPWGFEDRWYEERKRAVTLAALPAARHGRVLEVGCSIGVLTAALAERCDTLLAVDVAPAAVARARERVAGAPHVRVEVGDVAARVPDGPWDLVVLSEVGYYLSRADLVRTARALRASLAPGGTVVAVHWRHPVADYPLTGDEVHRVLRRTLDLAPLVRHEEADFVLDVLAADPRSVARRTGLL
- a CDS encoding ArsR/SmtB family transcription factor, which encodes MDTDHVDRVFAALADRTRRDIVRRVLHEQESVSALARRYDMSFAAVQKHVAVLERAALVTKTTQGRERLVRGNVEAIRAAARLLDAYEEIWRGRIDRIHALLDEGEDA
- a CDS encoding DUF2252 domain-containing protein; this encodes MTEERVGVGSRTAPEVRPSAERAARAAEGRSARKRVPRSALADVATRDGRPGALDLLEAQATTRLPDLVPVRYGRMAESPFAYLRGSAVVMAADLGASEDTGLRVQLCGDAHVANFGTYGSPERNLVFDLNDFDETHPGPFEWDLKRLLASLEVVGRSLDVGRRRRREIVVTAARAYREAVRDFAGQSALAVWYARIDLGDLVDAVPQDERMVRRARTALDKARRRDHLQAAARLTRVEGDERRFVADPPLVSTLEDVLPADAAPAFRRGMTDLLVDYRASLAPDRRRLAERYRVVDVARKVVGVGSVGTRAFVVLLQGVDADDVLVLQAKEAQASVLAPHVGGDGYAQQGQRVVEGQRLMQAVSDVMLGWQRSAGPDGVARDYYVRQLRDWKGGLDLTGARPTGLTAYGRLCAWTLARAHARSGDAIAIGAYLGGSSAADEALADFAAAYADRTESDHADLEEAVDDGRLPVVG
- a CDS encoding glycosyltransferase, with product MSVRHVAVVVPARDEEDLVGRCLASVSAAAHRLPADVRVDVVVVLDGCRDGTADVVACFPAVRTVVTRGGNVGRARAAGVRSALDRVRGDLADVWVACTDADSEVPDGWLVEQLRLADEGADVVVGTVRPDPRDLLPEEVVRWQRTRVPGRPNGHVHGANLGVRASAYVAAGGFAPRREHEDVGLVAALHAAGATIVASDVVDVLTSGRRAGRSPGGYAGYLAEHFPRPAPATDGPSPAPARGPAALVAAD